From one Bos javanicus breed banteng chromosome 15, ARS-OSU_banteng_1.0, whole genome shotgun sequence genomic stretch:
- the CCDC82 gene encoding coiled-coil domain-containing protein 82 isoform X2 has translation MVHVRRHETRKNSKTQGHEQKSRVDWRRTKRNSLLQLCESGDELESDEGVDSNESVDSDEDPDSNKGPDCIEKPEDERELKLINVEGEGNSSKHLINTDNSSTYEEEKNKTKHGSIDLADHEKGPGQEEGDLNKHTGQITEEDLEEEHIKRGKRKRISSVMCDSDESDDSDILVRKVGVKRPRRVVEDECSSVEMEQKNPEKTSATRRREQLQKLEELSKQRSRQRHNSSRDFEDSEKKSSPSSDENDVDEEEEEDDDYEFDEDEIIDEDGDHYIIDGFVVQDEEGDEENKSQQGEQLTTSQRKSIKQNSFCDHYTHFERVVKALLINALDESFLGTLYDGTRQKSYAQDMLTSLYYLDNRFVQPRLENLVSRSRWKEKYKVFTVGRICAERTRIYHKLKHFKFELYQECCSIAKTEEVEDEEVKETVERIFSQSENSGWIKEKYGQLQEYLNLADYFKEEKFEF, from the exons ATGGTACATGTTAGAAGACATGAAACAAGGAAAAATTCTAAAACACAAGGGCATGAACAGAAATCTCGAGTCGATTGGAGGCGGACTAAAAGAAATAGTCTCTTGCAGTTATGTGAGAGTGGTGACGAGCTTGAGAGTGATGAAGGTGTTGACAGTAATGAAAGTGTTGACAGTGACGAAGATCCTGATAGTAACAAGGGGCCTGATTGCATTGAGAAGCCAGAAGATGAAAGAGAGCTTAAGTTAATTAACGTTGAAGGTGAAGGAAACAGTAGTAAGCATCTCATTAACACTGACAATAGTTCAAcatatgaagaagaaaagaacaaaactaaaCATGGTAGTATTGACTTAGCAGATCATGAAAAGGGTCCAGGTCAAGAGGAGGGTGATCTCAACAAACACACTGGACAAATAACAGAGGAGGATTTAGAAGAAGAACACATCAAGCgagggaagagaaaaaggatCTCCTCTGTGATGTGTGACAGTGATGAGAGTGACGACAGTGATATCCTAGTTAGGAAAGTGGGTGTTAAACGTCCACGTAGAGTGGTCGAAGATGAATGTTCTTCAGTGGAGATGGAgcaaaaaaatcctgaaaaaacTTCAGCCACAAGAAGGCGAGAACAGCTGCAGAAACTGGAAGAACTCTCAAAACAGAGATCTCGTCAGAGACATAATAGTAGTAGAGATTTTGAG gaCTCTGAAAAGAAATCCTCCCCCAGCAGTGATGAAAATGATGTtgatgaggaagaggaagaagacgaTGATTATGAATTTGATGAAGATGAAATCATTGATGAAGATGGAGATCATTATATTATTGATGGCTTTGTAGTACAAGATGAGGAAGGTGATGAAGAGAATAAAAGCCAACAAGGAGAACAGTTGACTACATCACAACggaaatcaataaaacagaattctTTTT gtGACCACTATACTCACTTTGAAAGAGTTGTGAAGGCTCTTCTGATCAATGCTCTAGATGAATCTTTTCTGGGAACATTATATG ATGGCACCAGGCAGAAATCATACGCACAAGATATGTTGACTTCTCTTTATTATTTGGATAACCGCTTTGTTCAGCCTCGTCTAGAGAATTTAGTCTCTAGAAGTCGTTGGAAAGAGAAATACAAG GTGTTTACTGTTGGCAGAATTTGTGCTGAGAGAACCAGAATTTACCAtaaactgaaacattttaaattcgAGCTGTACCAAGAGTGTTGCTCCATTGCAAAGACAGAAGAGGTTGAGGATGAAGAGGTtaaagaaacagtggaaagaattTTCAGTCAGTCAGAAAACAGTGGCTGGATTAAGGAG AAATATGGTCAACTTCAAGAATATCTCAATTTGGCGGATTACTTTAAAGAGGAGAAGTTTGAATTTTAA
- the JRKL gene encoding jerky protein homolog-like, with translation MSGKRKRVVLTIKDKLDIIKKLEDGGSSKQLAVIYGIGETTVRDIRKNKEKIITYASSSDSTSLLAKRKSMKPSMYEELDKAMLEWFNQQRAKGNPVSGPICAKRAEFFFYALGMDGDFNPSAGWLTRFKQRHSIREINIRNERLSGDETAVEDFCSNFRDYIEQENLQPEQIYNADETGLFWKCLPSRTSVIRGKCTVPGHKSMEERVTIMCCANATGLHKLKLCVVGKAKKPRSFKSTDTSNLPVSYFSQKGAWMDLSIFRQWFDKIFVPQVREHLRSKGLQEKAVLLLDNSPTHPNENVLRSDDGQIFAKYLPPNVASLIQPLNQGVIATMKRNYRARLLQNNLEEGNDLRSFWKKLTLLDALYEIAMAWNLVKPVTISRAWKKILPTIEEKEGLDFDEEDISVAAIATILQHTKGLENVPTENIEKWLEVDSTEPGYEVLTDSEIIKRAQGHTDESSENEEEEIELIPEKHINHAAALQWTENLLDYLEQQGDMILPDRLVIRKLRATIRNKQKMANSSQ, from the coding sequence ATGTCAGGGAAACGGAAGCGTGTGGTGTTGACCATTAAAGATAAGCTTGATATAATAAAGAAACTTGAAGATGGAGGTTCTTCCAAACAACTGGCAGTGATTTATGGAATTGGTGAAACGACCGTTCGAGatataaggaaaaataaggaaaagatcaTAACTTACGCAAGCAGTTCAGACTCCACAAGTCTTCTGGCTAAGAGGAAATCTATGAAACCATCCATGTATGAGGAACTGGACAAAGCGATGCTAGAATGGTTCAACCAGCAAAGAGCAAAAGGGAATCCCGTGTCTGGACCAATTTGCGCAAAAAGGGCAGAATTCTTCTTTTATGCTTTGGGAATGGATGGTGATTTTAACCCCTCTGCTGGTTGGTTAACTCGTTTTAAGCAGCGGCACAGCATTAGAGAGATCAATATTAGAAACGAAAGATTAAGTGGAGATGAGACTGCTGTGGAGGATTTTTGCAGCAACTTTCGAGACTATATTGAACAAGAGAATTTGCAGCCCGAGCAAATCTACAATGCAGATGAAACTGGACTGTTTTGGAAATGCCTGCCTTCCAGGACTTCGGTAATCAGAGGTAAATGCACAGTCCCTGGGCACAAGTCAATGGAAGAAAGAGTCACTATCATGTGTTGTGCCAATGCAACAGGTTTACACAAACTTAAGCTTTGTGTTGTGGGGAAAGCAAAGAAACCTCGCTCCTTCAAGTCAACTGACACCTCAAACCTGCCAGTCTCTTATTTCAGCCAAAAAGGCGCATGGATGGATCTTTCCATTTTCCGACAGTGGTTTGATAAGATCTTTGTGCCCCAAGTTCGAGAGCACTTAAGATCCAAAGGGTTGCAAGAAAAGGCTGTACTCTTGTTGGATAATTCACCAACACATCCAAATGAAAACGTCCTCAGGTCAGATGATGgccaaatatttgctaaatatttaCCACCTAATGTGGCTTCGTTGATTCAGCCCTTGAATCAGGGAGTCATAGCTACAATGAAGAGAAACTACCGAGCACGTCTTCTCCAGAACAACTTGGAAGAAGGCAATGACCTGAGATCATTCTGGAAGAAGCTAACTCTACTAGATGCACTTTATGAAATAGCAATGGCATGGAATTTAGTAAAGCCAGTTACCATCAGCAGAGCATGGAAGAAGATTCTCCCTACCATAGAGGAGAAAGAAGGCCTGGACTTTGATGAAGAAGATATCTCAGTGGCTGCCATCGCTACCATTTTACAACACACCAAAGGATTGGAAAATGTGCCTACTGAGAACATTGAAAAATGGCTTGAAGTGGACAGTACTGAACCAGGCTATGAAGTCTTAACTGACAGCGAAATCATCAAAAGagcacaaggtcacacagatgAATCCAGTGAAAATGAGGAGGAGGAAATAGAACTGATTCCAGAGAAACATATTAATCATGCAGCTGCTCTCCAATGGACTGAAAATTTATTGGATTATCTAGAACAACAAGGTGATATGATTCTGCCTGATAGACTGGTGATTCGTAAACTTCGAGCCACCatcagaaataaacaaaagatgGCAAACTCAAGTCAGTAA
- the CCDC82 gene encoding coiled-coil domain-containing protein 82 isoform X1, translating to MVHVRRHETRKNSKTQGHEQKSRVDWRRTKRNSLLQLCESGDELESDEGVDSNESVDSDEDPDSNKGPDCIEKPEDERELKLINVEGEGNSSKHLINTDNSSTYEEEKNKTKHGSIDLADHEKGPGQEEGDLNKHTGQITEEDLEEEHIKRGKRKRISSVMCDSDESDDSDILVRKVGVKRPRRVVEDECSSVEMEQKNPEKTSATRRREQLQKLEELSKQRSRQRHNSSRDFEDSEKKSSPSSDENDVDEEEEEDDDYEFDEDEIIDEDGDHYIIDGFVVQDEEGDEENKSQQGEQLTTSQRKSIKQNSFCDHYTHFERVVKALLINALDESFLGTLYDGTRQKSYAQDMLTSLYYLDNRFVQPRLENLVSRSRWKEKYKERVENYSSVDIQLKTSENCLCQACGLYRHCEYSVHLSGKLYDTRTMETDDFMLHDKQVFTVGRICAERTRIYHKLKHFKFELYQECCSIAKTEEVEDEEVKETVERIFSQSENSGWIKEKYGQLQEYLNLADYFKEEKFEF from the exons ATGGTACATGTTAGAAGACATGAAACAAGGAAAAATTCTAAAACACAAGGGCATGAACAGAAATCTCGAGTCGATTGGAGGCGGACTAAAAGAAATAGTCTCTTGCAGTTATGTGAGAGTGGTGACGAGCTTGAGAGTGATGAAGGTGTTGACAGTAATGAAAGTGTTGACAGTGACGAAGATCCTGATAGTAACAAGGGGCCTGATTGCATTGAGAAGCCAGAAGATGAAAGAGAGCTTAAGTTAATTAACGTTGAAGGTGAAGGAAACAGTAGTAAGCATCTCATTAACACTGACAATAGTTCAAcatatgaagaagaaaagaacaaaactaaaCATGGTAGTATTGACTTAGCAGATCATGAAAAGGGTCCAGGTCAAGAGGAGGGTGATCTCAACAAACACACTGGACAAATAACAGAGGAGGATTTAGAAGAAGAACACATCAAGCgagggaagagaaaaaggatCTCCTCTGTGATGTGTGACAGTGATGAGAGTGACGACAGTGATATCCTAGTTAGGAAAGTGGGTGTTAAACGTCCACGTAGAGTGGTCGAAGATGAATGTTCTTCAGTGGAGATGGAgcaaaaaaatcctgaaaaaacTTCAGCCACAAGAAGGCGAGAACAGCTGCAGAAACTGGAAGAACTCTCAAAACAGAGATCTCGTCAGAGACATAATAGTAGTAGAGATTTTGAG gaCTCTGAAAAGAAATCCTCCCCCAGCAGTGATGAAAATGATGTtgatgaggaagaggaagaagacgaTGATTATGAATTTGATGAAGATGAAATCATTGATGAAGATGGAGATCATTATATTATTGATGGCTTTGTAGTACAAGATGAGGAAGGTGATGAAGAGAATAAAAGCCAACAAGGAGAACAGTTGACTACATCACAACggaaatcaataaaacagaattctTTTT gtGACCACTATACTCACTTTGAAAGAGTTGTGAAGGCTCTTCTGATCAATGCTCTAGATGAATCTTTTCTGGGAACATTATATG ATGGCACCAGGCAGAAATCATACGCACAAGATATGTTGACTTCTCTTTATTATTTGGATAACCGCTTTGTTCAGCCTCGTCTAGAGAATTTAGTCTCTAGAAGTCGTTGGAAAGAGAAATACAAG gaGCGAGTAGAAAATTATTCTAGTGTAGATATCCAATTGAAGACATCTGAGAACTGTTTGTGCCAGGCTTGTGGGTTGTATCGCCACTGTGAATACTCAGTGCATTTATCAGGAAAGTTGTATGACACCAGGACCATGGAAACAGATGATTTCATGTTACACGATAAACAG GTGTTTACTGTTGGCAGAATTTGTGCTGAGAGAACCAGAATTTACCAtaaactgaaacattttaaattcgAGCTGTACCAAGAGTGTTGCTCCATTGCAAAGACAGAAGAGGTTGAGGATGAAGAGGTtaaagaaacagtggaaagaattTTCAGTCAGTCAGAAAACAGTGGCTGGATTAAGGAG AAATATGGTCAACTTCAAGAATATCTCAATTTGGCGGATTACTTTAAAGAGGAGAAGTTTGAATTTTAA